In Xylocopa sonorina isolate GNS202 chromosome 4, iyXylSono1_principal, whole genome shotgun sequence, the sequence TTGCTGACTTATGTATCACAAATGATTATGCTCTTTGTATAGGAGAGGAGAAGATACCTAAGATATACCTATATGAATAAAGAATGTCTCACACATCTCTGCCACTGTTAATTAGTTTATTGTTTATAGAAACGCGCAAGCATGCTTGGGATGAGGTAAAAGTCATTTGAGGATCATATTCTTCGACATTTTGGGAACAGTAAAGTCCTTTTGAACAATCTAATTTTTCGCTTGTAACCGAGATGATTTTGAGCTGAAAATTTGGTTAAAAGGCTGTATATACAACTATTAAAGTCTCCTTCTGGAAACTGTTCACAGATGGCAGTAAAATGCAATTCTGCAAATATACTGTAACGCGTTCGCTATCCGAGCATCAAAATTTTCCGCGAAAATATTCCTGAACTGTTCGTAAATCGATTACCCACTGTACTTTCTTGCCAGCCCAAAATAAGCTACGAAGTTCCATTTTTATGGTTAAATCCCAACGGTTCGCGTTAATAAGTTCCGAAACTGAATGTGTAACCGGTGCTCGAGTGTCGTAGGTGAAGGGAAGCAAAATAGAAGCTGAAGGGAGCAAAAAGAGGTGTCGTTTCAGATAGAAGTTTCGCGGTGAACCGCAGTCGACGGTTGGCGAGGTCAGTGGCGGTCTGTGGACCGTTCTCCTTCTCTTTGAGAATCGTGGTTAAAAATAACTTTTCGAGACCGGCCGACAATGGGACGCGACCGATTCTACCGACAGAGACGCGTTGAGAGTAGCTCGAGATGTTTCGTTCGACGGGCTTGAACGTTCGCGTTTTGAAAtacctcatttcatttcaaccgttCCTCGTTAAATCATGGTTGACTGAAAGTGAAACGGACAGTTTTAGATTGTGTAAGTTCATTGCTACTTTAGTCTGAAAGGGGATTGGAGCTCAAACTGCTCCAAAACGAATTAATAACAAGTATGTGTAGCTAAGGAACGTGATGCTGGATACATCGATGGAAAAAATGAGTAACAAATTCTTCCTTACTTTCTGGTAagatttttaatatatttagCTCACAATTTTCCTAAGAACTCGTCAAGTTCATTTTATGTCTAATAGACATTCGAACTCGAAATCTCTGTGTgataaatctcgatcagtcAATTCTTTCTCCTCATATTTCTACGCTATTTTCAAAACGATTCTGCTCTAAACGATGCTCTAGATCACGATTGTGTCTGTTCAACGAAGCACGAGAATAAACGTAAACAACAAGGCCCGAAGGATCCGCGCATATTATCCTGTGATGTCTGGAATAATTTCCACTTGCAACGGCGGCCGATTCATTCAAAACACCGACGAGTTTCAATCGATTCCGGCTGCGGTACTCGACGCTAGTTCCCTCTGTTCTCTTCTTCATTGTGATAGAATGGATGCTCTCTGTACGGTGGAACTTAAAGTTCATTATTCGCCGGGGCGATTGAATGCTTACGCAGAGGACGCGAACGTACGCGCGATCGCATGCGAATGAGAAGTTTAATGCGACACGCGTGCATACGTACTTATTTACGCGGGACAATGTCTCTTTGAAGGTACCGCTGGTTGAACCAAGCCGTCGATCGTTAGGTTGCCATTTAAAGCTCTTTATTAACAAGACTTGCCTCAATTTTATGCAATTTAGATTTTCTTTTGCCACAGAGCTTAACAGGAATACTGAGATGTGTTCTGACTCCATTTCAGATATTCAGATTCCAAGATTTTAACCATCTTCCATCTTCCGTGCCCGTAGGCGAAACAGAAGAGTATAGAACAGAGTAATTAACAAGCGGTTGTTCATTGTAATCATAGATAGATCGTTTTCAATACTTGTAAGTTCGTTGAATGAATTTTTCTATAGTTTTTACAGAGCAAgatttggacctttaaatttcaATTCTTAACCACACACGAGTTTATATCCCTTCTCTTAACGGTACGAGTCTTTCTGGTGGAAAGTCGCTCCTCCACTGTGAGCGCTATAATTCCTTGCTGCACGAATGTTACACTACGCTGGGCCAAAGTAAATAGTGGGTTGGTATGAAGGTATTTTCGGTGTTTGCACATACGATTGCTTTGAAAGACTTCTGTCAGTGATATGATTTTTTTCTTTCGACGTTTGTTATCGGTCCCATTTAGGTTTGGTTACAAGCAAGTTGTAGCTGCTACTTTCTTGCTAACCCAACAGGTATTATGTATCTCGTACAACGAACTTATGGAGGTATTCCATACTTCCGCTCTGCATCTTTTAAGTAAAACCTTTCAAGTTCAGAGTCATGTAAACAGGAAGTATCTTCCCCCCTCGCTTTCTCCAGCATCCACCGACACAGGTTTCGAATGATGCGTGGGGAACAGCTGCGCGTCTGGTTCATCTTTACGTTTCCTACCAATAAGAATTTTACCTATTTTAATACGCTCGTGTGTTGTTCATTTTTTTAGGCTGCGATACTTCAGCAGACTGCCGAATATATATATCAACTGGAGCAGGAGAAAACCCAACTGTTGTCACAGAACTGTCAATTAAAGCGATTAGTGAATCAACACGAGGGTGGCGATGTTCCGATCAAGAAACGCAAACCGGACACACAAGGTGAGCACATTTTCCAGATAATTGTACATAAACTTAACAGAAGGAACTGTTGCACTCTTGCACCGTGAAACTTGATCGAGGAAATTTCGTTGTTCCAGGCGGTGTCGTCGTCAGTCTACCGATGCACGTCAGCGAAAGTGGTGACGAAGGATTGGGCAGCATGTCTCCCGAACCGCTGTCGGTAATAACGGTTACCACAGAGGGACATTCCGTGGTGAACAGCGAAGTGGTGGAACTCAGACGACAGCTGGAGAGAGAGCGTCTCGCGAGGCTACATCTAGAGAAGCAGATGAGAGCCATACAGAGTCAACTCTATCCGGAGAGATTCAGGGATAATCAATTGATCACTTATCAGCCGCACGAGGTATTTTAATCGCTACATCGTTGAACACCCGCTGTACAATTGTCTGGAACGTATCACGGGAATGTCGCAAAAATTGTTCTCTCGCAGGTGATCGAGCACACAGACAACGTGATCGCTCAGGAGACCGAGGAAGCGGTTGCCGCGCTTCAGGTGGTTTCAGTGGTGTCCTTGGCACCGGTTGGCGCGACGCAAACCGTGGAAACATCTAGTCCGGAACCAAGTTCACCGCCTCTGTCTCCGCAGCCCGCCGACATGGTACCTGGGGAGATCAAGGAAGAGGTGGCTGGTCCAGGCTCGCCGAAGATCGTCACGTTCAACCAAAATCAGGTGTTCTCAGCGATCGAGGAACAGACCACCGGCGATTCGTTCAGTTCGTCGAGCCGCGTCACGTACGCCACGAGTACGGGCGAGTTCAAGAGTACGTCGCCGCAGTATATCACTAGTCCCGCTAGGCCATTCTCGCCCACCGTCGAGCCACAGCGTTTGCCTAGCGTTCTCGAAGCGGCGATGAAGGCGGAACCGAAGGTCGAAGTTGAGAGGTGAGGAATTCTTATCGTTTCTTTATTTTGAGCAAACACTCGATTGGCCACCTGCTCCTTTATTTCGAACGTCGGCTATAACAACTACAAAGTGTTGAAGTAATGAAAGAAATGATTGTAATTATAGGTTGCCATCTCCATCGAATTCTCTGGACGATGGTTCCCCGCAGGCGAGGCTCTACCTCGCCAACACATCCCGACAGAACCTCGAAACGATCGTTGAAGCGATACGCCATCTCGAGGGTGACCATTTATTCAGCGACGAGCCAGCGCAGGACGTACCGTTGGCTCTGACCAATAAGCAAACCGTGAACACGTCGTGCAAGTCGTCGACGACGTCCGcggcgtcgacgacgacgaagcaGCGGCTTCTGCAAGCCGAGTTCCTCCAGTTCCACAGACAGCAACAAACCCAGCAGCGGCCAGGCGTGATCGTGGTGAAGCATTCGTGATCGAAAGGCGCGTTGCGATCAGCAAATTGAACGCGCCCGCCAGTCGCGACGAACTCGCCTTCGCACGAGAGTAACGAACAATCCAAAACCCGCGACGCATCGAAACATCAAGAGGAATTCCTTCGAAAAGTGTGTACACGAAAGCGCGCATACGTTAAGTAGTAGCGGGGAAAAAATtttgtaaaattaaaaaaaaagataacAGAAAAAAATGCGAGAGTACAGAAGAtaaagaggaagaagagaaaGGATCTTTCCGCGACAAAAGTTACGTTCATCTGAGACAGCCAAGCAGGAGGTGGTTTCCGTTTCTTCGGGAAAACGCTCGGGAGGCCCTCTATGCGTTCGGTGATTGTAACTACCGACCGACTATTGTATCGGTGTTGCTCGGTCGGCGTTTCCGTATGTTCCTACTGCCCGTTGTCCGCCTTCGTTTCGACTCTACATCGATCTGCCGCTAACACCCACCGAGATCtacgttaattattgcttgttcTGTTCCGTTACGAGGGATCAGGTGAAACGTTCACCGTATATGACGTATCGAGCGACGAGACAGACCGGATCGATCCAGTTGAGTACATTTCTAGATTAGGTGACGGGGGTTTTGGGGCTGGTTGAAACGAAGGTAGGACCAAAGTCGAAGCTCGACGAAAGAATTCTCGTCACCGGGTCGTTGAAATGTTTTCCTCTGTCCCGATCTTGTCACATCCCTAACTCCTATTACCAACGCCAATCTTTCGCTTAATTCTTGTAAATACCACTGATATATTGAGCTCTCGAGGTTCGCGTTCgagtctttttttttatatatatatatatatggagtCTCTCAGTAACGCTGTATCCTCTAGAAAGTGATACATCGGGAATTATTAACACGTTGAATGCCACGGGGGTTACCGGTGACCGGTACGCCAATATAGAATTTGTCGAAACTACCATCGTTGTTACAACGGTGCGAAGAAATTacgtataaaaataattttatttgtgCATAGAATATGCACATATCGCGCGCGTATATTAGCGGGACGTTCAACGTGTTAATAATGCCAAAAAATAGTATAACGATAAGTCGTTTGATTCTCTGGAACGGTTATTACGGTTGGAACATGGTAAGTATGTTAATCGAAATAATTCATAATTTAATGATCGGTTTGGTATAATTAATGAGTCTGACGAATTTATTTTTTTACGATCTAAAAACATGCAAACGGTGAAATAGTAAAATGTTTGTTCGCAATTAAAAAAGAAATCACGCTGTAACAAGTGTTCCACAGTAAGAAAGTTACTGAAgaagaaatatatatgtatatgcatgCATGCATGTACGTACGTATGTATGCAGGTACGTATAGTATATAGTGTGTAACACGAACCTCCGCGAGTCCTCGCATTCCCTGGATCTCGAAAGATTCATCGTCTCCAGGATCGAATCGTCGATCCGTAGGCCCTCCATTAAATCCCTTTCATTCGTTCTCAAATTAAGACAGCGAAGTGGGAGTTTCTTTTCTCGTATCGTACGAGGTAGGAtttccacttttttttttcttttttttttctttcatagACTTCAGGTGACTTGCTACCACAATAATAATTATCCTTAGATCGTAAGACTGCATATGCTGTATCGCACTCATGTATACATATGAACACAcgatatgtatacgtatatataagtGTATACGTATATACAAGAGACATGTAATAAATAGTACGATTCCTCTACCGCGAACCAGTgagtgtgcgtgcgtgtgtgtttgTGCGTGCGTGTGTCTGTGCGTGTGCGCGTGCGtgcacatatatacatatatacaagtAAGAACAAAGGAGAAAAAAGGACAGATGATTATATAAGGACACTTGCGAAGGTTTACTCTTGATGATGTCGCAAGGTGTCTTCTTCTAGTTTGCGTTTCTTTCCTTTCCGTTTACGACGTTTACATGGGCTTACCACATTATTCGAATGTTGTTCGCAGATACAAACGTAGAACGGGTGGCAATTCGATAATATCGGGTCACGAttaggagatacaccccgaggaGCCACGCGTGTTACATTACGCCacgtatgttatgtatacatcgcgtgtACGCTCGCATTATACACGCCGTATGCTTAATATTTGACACACATTAAAATGCACCGATGCGAAAGAGCTGTGAGGGAAGAAAACGAGAATCTGACGATAGTTGTTTCCGCGAACCATTTTGAAtgacatttttaataaaaaaagaaaaaaatgaatgaatgaatacaaaagaataataataataatattaataataacaataataataataataatagtaataataataatagtaataataattaataataataataatagtaataataaacaaaaaaataacGAAGGAGAAGAAATATTGTTATTCACCTAGAGAAGGAGCGTTCTCGTCGCAGCGTGAGTTGGACGAGGCAGCACACGCGAGTTGAAAATTCTGATTAATCTGTGCCAAATATCGAGTAACCAGACTTTTGTTCCTTCGTAGATAGTTAGTAGTGTCAGTACGGCATAGGAAACGTGTCGTTGTCGATAGATCTGCGACGTTAAGAAGATTTAAACGATGGTGATCGCGGCGAAACGATGGATCGTTCAACCCTTTCTCGCAAACTGTACCCGGCGTGCAAACGAGACGCATCGTCGGCTCGCGAGGCAGACTTTCTACCGTGTGTTCACTTTTTTAATATCCCCCGTGGTTCCACTTCTCTGCCTCCGTCTCTTCCcgcggatcgcgaggcgcgcgacgaGAATTTGGAGAACAattaagaaagaaagagagagagggagagagagagagagagagagagagagagagagagagaggacaagAGCGAGAAcgatgaagaaaataaaaaagaaaaaaaaacaaatatatgtatatacactaTATATCGTAACGCAGAAGGCTGAAACACTGGGAGCAAATCACCAACCATCGGCTTCGGTGATCCTCGCAGGGACACGCGACACACACGCGTGCGCGCACACGCATACGTTTCCCATTACCATTTTTCTACGCGACGAGCACGACGTTCTTTAGATTAAGCGAAGAGAACTGAACGAAAACGGTCTTCTTGGTTGTTCATAGGATCGATGATCTTTTCGTGCCTTTCGTGGGGATGAACGATCGATTCGACCGTGTCAACAGCGATTGATCCATCAGCCAAGATGATAAAACCAGAGGCGGGACATGTAATGCGTACGTTCGTTTCCGTTTGCGCGTATCTCTCCCTTTTTATTATGTTATATATGTACGCAGTTCGGTTTGCGGTCTGTGTCTATACGCTTCGAGGTGAAGCCATCGCGAGTTGCTTTCGGGAGTATTAATATATATTGATTAATTAATATTGATAATATATTAATTGATATCGATTAGGATTGTTTAAACATACCTTGTATAATGGGCGAGAAACTTGATCCTTTTAATGTCTTTACATCGATTCGAGTTCGTTTCATAGTTTCCAGCTTTGTGATCCTCTGTTCTTTCAATTCGCATTGTGGCAAAGCTATGGAGTTCCATTAGAACGATGGaaaagaattaagtacacgttacttctttacgtttcaattttttttatcatgAACTTCTTAGCAATCATTTAAAGGGATAACAATTGACACGTGCAACAGTTTTTCACTTTCCAAAAAATACGTACTCTTAGGCGTTCTCTTTGAAAAAGAAAGTCTTTGAAAAGAGTGTCTTaaatttgataaatttcttgcTATCGGATACAAAGATCCAATTTGTTGCTGCTGATTAGAATACTCGACCGGCAAATTAGcgataaattaatttaaatcgCAGTGAACGGTACACCGCTACAAAGAAATATCCTCTTCAAGTATCCAGCGAAGGTGTAAACGCGCCTTTTGGGATCTTCGTTCGAAGGATGTACGTCTTAGAGTTGGCAGACCGAGACAAATGGATCAGGTGTATCGAATATGAGCAAATGCAGCCGGTGATCGATATCCACCAAGAACTGACATCTCCTCGACTTGATCAGTTGAGCGAGACGAGGATAACAACCTCCAAAGCCCAACATGGCGCCGATTTTACGCGCGGTACGATTGGCACAAGCCTTTTATCGACAATCCAGCCTACTTGGTTCGCTGGTCTCCGACAAGCGAGTGATACGTTCACGGTCGTGTCCCCAGACGTTGATAACACCACGACGAGCGGAATCCAAGGAGACAGTGTCCAGGAGTACCTATACTTTAGCATTCTTAGGCTTCGTTAACTTGGAGGAAGCTTTGCCTTTCTCTACCATATCCGATAACGAAAACAGTGTCAGCCAAGATCATACGAGTCCTCGGTACAGACCACAGCGACACGATAAACGTAGTTGTAATCGAATGGCAGGGAGTCAGGACCAAAGTCGAATAGATTAGTCCCATTGGCCTCTGATGCAGCGATCAGCGGTTCGTCCTGGCGTCTGAGATACGAACTCGAGAGCGTTCGTAGACGCGACCAGTGAGAACAGTGCAATCAACCCTGCTCGTTAGAAAATGTTAGCAACACACCAGTGCAGCAAAGTTCGGCATTTTTCACTCCTCATCCGTAGATCCTATCTGGGTGTAACGCAACCTGACCGTAACCAAGACCAGAAACAAGCTCGGACGCGAGACCAATCCGGGAATCGTCGAAGAGCGAAGCAATAACTGTATCTCTGATCACGATCAAGAAAATCCTCTGCGATGACGCGATGCTTATTGGCAGTTGAGTAACGCGAACCCTGACGAAGGTGTTCGATCTAGAAATGTTCAATTTTCCTCTTTCCTTTCATCGCGAGATTCGAATCCACGAATCATCCCCGTCACTGATCGATATACACACACGATTAAAATCGTGAAAGGTAGCAGCGTGGCGTCCGCGCGACAAGAAGCAAGGTAACTTGTGTTATTATACCAGTTAACGCGCTTAAGGAGGTGTAACGAGCAAGCAGAACGAACGTATAAAAGATAAACGGCGGTAAAAGGCGACGTAAAGTACACGCGGACGGTTGAGCGAAACTTTAGTTTAACGTTTAGCTGTTAGAGAGTATATGTAGCAAACTGTTAGCAACGAGTACACGGTGAAATACGAAacgaaattaattaatattgtCTATCGGTATGATAAATGTGAACGCTAATCCGTAATTTTAGCTGTGTGTATATACTATTATAGCGACGTCGCGTACGTTAGACGCGTGGAGTAACGAGATGAGAAGAGGAAGAGCTTGAGAGTAACGTTGAAAATAGAGAAAGGACGAAAGAAAGAGGACGGAACTGACGTTCCTCGTACCTGACGCCACGCGTTCAGAGATAACAGCATTTTTCTACTAAATGTCCATCGTTTTTCTACAATTTTCGAGCCCACTGTCGCGACGTTTTCCCGCCAATTTCACTACTCGCGAGGATGTCTTTGACATGGCGCGACGCCATAGGTACGCGGGAAGAGCACTTTTGCCATTGGCTATTCGTACGAATAGATGAAAGTGTTACCTAtttgactctctctctctctttctctctcaaacGGAAATTTGATATGTCGTACCTtcgagaaataaaaagaaacacCCTTTTGTGGGTTGATGTACAAAAACTAGTAACTCGTTGTCGATGTTCGCGCGGGAACGCACGAGGGCCTAAGAAATCgaaatacgaaatcgcgttctttCTTATCGATCGTTCCCAATCTTCGATCAATTCTTTCATCCTTTTTTTACCTCTACGCTTTATTGGTCTTCGTTTATTTATACATGTAACGTAAAGAACGATCTGCCAATTTTTCCAGCGAACTCTACGATCGATCCTGTATCCACGGTTTTAATCGCACGGTTTCGGTTCGATTTTACTTTTCGTTTCGCTTTTAGATTCTCCTCGACGTGTTTCTTGCTAtgcacgatatcgcgttcaaacgaATCAGAATAATTTACTTACAGTATATAACGTATACATATAATTACCGTACGAGGAATCCTGTCCGTTTAGAAACAAGATCATAGTAAACTAATTTGTTATTTAATGTTTAAACTTGTCAAGCTATTCGTTTCTTTTTATTGTAATTCTCTGTCTCGTAGAATGCATAAGGATCATGGTAAATGTGTCGCGTATTACAATATTGGCACTTTAAGTTCACTCTTTTGCGAATCAAGTACTTCTACTTGagtattttatttgaaaaaaaaaaacaccaaaCGTAAAAGAACCAGGcagtaaaaaatgaaaaatttctGTCAATAAGGTACAGATATTTATTTATAAGTAATTACGAATTAATGTCGTAGTAGTTGCGGGTGACTTGAAAAGCTGGGGATAGTTGGATCCTGAATGAATATTTTCATTTCTTACTACCTATTTCACGTTtggtgttttttttttcgtttagtaagaaatatgatttgcaaaagggtgaattCAAAGTGCCAACACTGTAAAAGCGTTTGAGGAGttcgataaaatgtaataaacgTGTCGGAGCAAAGAAGAGGAGTGGCGTTTCCTTCGAACGTTACAAATTGTAATACCAACATCGAATTTACTTTAAGACGATTACTTTTAAGTGGAGCTACTCGATGAGCGTCAAAAGAATCTCGACGACAATTTGTTTCGCTAAAGCAACAGTTCGCAACGTAACAACAGGCTACGCATCATACATATCCCagttttcatagcaaggaacacGTACAATATTCGATGTTCAAGCGCTTCCATGCTCGTTTGTGGATAAACGCGTACAATGTATACGAGAATGTGTTAACGCTAAGCGAAAGAGTAAGCATAAAGACGGATGGAAACGTACACACATGCATACGCATTTAGATGGTTACTTTACACAAGCATTTAAGAGAGaagaagcttcaactttctcaAGATTTGGCGCGACTCGATCGCATCTGGTTTTCTCGCGCAGCTATCCCACCAGTTTCGAATGAAAGAGAACGACGAACGAGCCTGAAAGCTCTTTACTTCCGGTTTCTTCGTTCATTCCGAGACGAGAAGACGCCGATGGCGTAGCCGTTAGGGGCGCTAAGGGCCACGCGCGTATTTAGACTGTAACTTGGCGAGCTGAAGCGTGAATCACAcgcgttttttttcttttttatctgtgtcatatatattcattgtgaaaccgATTCGCAGAACGAAATCGAACGCGTTGACGTGTATTTTCTTCCTTTCGAAAGCAAGACGTCTCTCGGAAACGAAATGAAATTTCAATCGTTGACGCGTTTGCGGGTTTGTCTTGAATTAAAGTCTCGTTTAACTCTGAAAATCGAGTGCAACAATTtcaattgtatatatatattttcaacGTGCACTCGTAATGTTTCGAACGAACCGGGTTGGCATAAGTAAATTGAACAAATTCCAAGAGAATTGTCAGCAGTTAAGGATGAAGCTCTATGTTCTCGACACattttcttcgttttatatgtaCATGTACAGAATACAAATGCTTTTGCGAGATATATCGAAATAAATATCAGCTCTGTGTTTATTTACGTTCTGTCCATGATTCGAATGATAGATACTCGAAGTGAACGATGCTAACGCAAAAGTATCACGcatcttaaccctttgcactcgaattGATCAGCGATTACGGATTAAATTTATTTCATCGCTACTTTTTGGAGGAACGCACGTCCTCCTCGAGTTTCCTATCGAAACGGAAATTTTCTGAATAATTTCTGTTGTTAACGTCCGAGAAGACGCCAAGTTCAAAGGGTTAAACTTGCTTCTCCTTTCCTGCGCACGTTATTTAGACGTAGATAGTTACTCGATCGCTTTGGGAAGGCGAATGGTCAAAAACGAGACATCCTATATACGTATGCGATTAGACGCGTATACATATACGGATGCTCTGTAGTAATAATGATTGTATGGAAGAATCGAATTTAATATGCGAAAGTATTCACGACAAACAGACTTTTTGTAGAGATATCACATAGATATTGTACgagttttaagtattgaataaTAATGAAGGAACGGAAAACGATGAATTACAATTGTATACTGAATGGATTTAGGTATCGTGaaaaaaaataatgaatttgtacatatatacatatatacatctcTTCTAATTTCTCAAAAGAGTTATCGgtataattatttataattattgtcATATTAGTTCCTGATTCTCTTTCCAGTGATCTTGGGAAACAGTTTAATTTGGTCTGCTTCAAATTGATTTGAAACTGTTTAGTACCTAAGTACATTCAACGCTACGTAACGCGTGGCTGCACGAATTTCTGATATAGACGCGAAGCTAATTTCGAACGGATACAATTCACATTTTCCTTCTTAACAGCGATGAGAAAAGGAGCGTAAGTTCGCTTTAAATTACAAGCGTACACGTCAACGTCGTTGGATCGTTCCGTGCACGATGATTACTCGCTTTCTTCTTTCTACCATCGATGAGAAGTAAATCCTTTCCCGTGGAACGCGCGAAGAAATTCCCTTGGTCCTTTAAAGACGTACTCCTTTACCCACTTACGCTTCGTGCGCTGCTCGAAGGGATtcgacgaggaaaacgtaaactacagaaagaaaaaagagaaagaagaaaggaaCAAGAGACAGAGGCACGAATAAGCGAAAGTGACAGTCATGAAGAATTGACTGACGGATTTTTTTAGTATACATACACACGTATCTACGCACCCGCAAAAAAAAAGTAGAGACAAAGTAAAAGTAGTTTACTGGAATCGTCACTTTAGAATTCGACATTTTTATCGATACAAAAATAGGAACGAAGCGAGGGAGAGAACACTCTTGTCAGCGGGACGATATAACCGAATTTCAGACGAGACGAGTCTCAGTTTTTTTATCGCGTTCACTATGTATAGATTCTAtagatatatagatatatataaatataaatatatacatataatagaaTTGTATAGACGAAATAATGGCTCCTATAACTTGTTCACATTTTGCGTTAAACGAAAGGGGGGTACGGCGAAAGTAACGTTTCGCGTGCAGAATCACGGCAAATTTGCTATAAGGGTAGACTAACcagagagaagaaaaagagaaataaataaaaaaaaaaaaaaaaaagaaacgatagAAACGACCAGGCGGAGGATGAGAAAAGAGAATTGTACAATGGCGAACGAAGGATTTGATTTCgcgaagagaaaagaaagaaaaaaagaacaaaaaaagagaagaggggttgagaaaaaaaaagagagaggaatCCTTTTAACGTTTAGGCGAGCGTGGCTGTGCGAATCGCGAGCGACTATGAATTAAAAGATAAGACTAATCCCGATTTCTACTCTTGCGGCAAATGGCGATTGAAAGCTGCGTCTCTGCGGACGCAACTGAACGACTTTGACTGCCTCACGGAGAAAACGGAAGCGAGCGTCTCGTTCCCGCGTTCTTTATCACGTTCGAAATCCAACAGGCAACGTTGAATTTCGAATCGTTTACTCGTTCGAAGAACGTCGGATCCGATCGTTGCGCGTTCGAATTTTCTCGTCCCCCTCAAGCGGTTGCGGCGTCCATCGAGATGGCGACGCGAGACTGAAGACAGCTCGAGGGGATGGCCACGAGTGGCTGCGCGCGTAGGCGAAGCGATCGATCGGTCGATCGCGTAtcagaattatttttttatcaCGCTTTCGGTCGCCACGGGCCCAAAGTGAGCGAAGGAGAGGATGGGAGCATCTCGCGTAATGTAAGTCGTAGAGTGATTTAAAGTGTGGCCGCGGTCCGTCGAATGAATGCGCGTGCGTGAGGAACGCGGTATGACAAGTATGTGTGAGTCGTGTCGATGTTTGCAAATTTGTCGAGGCGaacgatgatataatattggcGCTTT encodes:
- the Crp gene encoding transcription factor cropped isoform X1, whose product is MSVFGGEDRILLEEIVETTEEQEATLCGSIGTVEESSVTTSVTVAEVVDSEEQQQQQSKSNGVVSRRVAGQNVALSNGNGTSNVGRVTPRSHMEQEKRMRREIANSNERRRMQSINAGFQSLRTLLPHHEGEKLSKAAILQQTAEYIYQLEQEKTQLLSQNCQLKRLVNQHEGGDVPIKKRKPDTQGGVVVSLPMHVSESGDEGLGSMSPEPLSVITVTTEGHSVVNSEVVELRRQLERERLARLHLEKQMRAIQSQLYPERFRDNQLITYQPHEVIEHTDNVIAQETEEAVAALQVVSVVSLAPVGATQTVETSSPEPSSPPLSPQPADMVPGEIKEEVAGPGSPKIVTFNQNQVFSAIEEQTTGDSFSSSSRVTYATSTGEFKSTSPQYITSPARPFSPTVEPQRLPSVLEAAMKAEPKVEVERLPSPSNSLDDGSPQARLYLANTSRQNLETIVEAIRHLEGDHLFSDEPAQDVPLALTNKQTVNTSCKSSTTSAASTTTKQRLLQAEFLQFHRQQQTQQRPGVIVVKHS
- the Crp gene encoding transcription factor cropped isoform X3 → MEQEKRMRREIANSNERRRMQSINAGFQSLRTLLPHHEGEKLSKAAILQQTAEYIYQLEQEKTQLLSQNCQLKRLVNQHEGGDVPIKKRKPDTQGGVVVSLPMHVSESGDEGLGSMSPEPLSVITVTTEGHSVVNSEVVELRRQLERERLARLHLEKQMRAIQSQLYPERFRDNQLITYQPHEVIEHTDNVIAQETEEAVAALQVVSVVSLAPVGATQTVETSSPEPSSPPLSPQPADMVPGEIKEEVAGPGSPKIVTFNQNQVFSAIEEQTTGDSFSSSSRVTYATSTGEFKSTSPQYITSPARPFSPTVEPQRLPSVLEAAMKAEPKVEVERLPSPSNSLDDGSPQARLYLANTSRQNLETIVEAIRHLEGDHLFSDEPAQDVPLALTNKQTVNTSCKSSTTSAASTTTKQRLLQAEFLQFHRQQQTQQRPGVIVVKHS
- the Crp gene encoding transcription factor cropped isoform X2; the protein is MSVFGGEDRILLEEIVETTEEQEATLCGIGTVEESSVTTSVTVAEVVDSEEQQQQQSKSNGVVSRRVAGQNVALSNGNGTSNVGRVTPRSHMEQEKRMRREIANSNERRRMQSINAGFQSLRTLLPHHEGEKLSKAAILQQTAEYIYQLEQEKTQLLSQNCQLKRLVNQHEGGDVPIKKRKPDTQGGVVVSLPMHVSESGDEGLGSMSPEPLSVITVTTEGHSVVNSEVVELRRQLERERLARLHLEKQMRAIQSQLYPERFRDNQLITYQPHEVIEHTDNVIAQETEEAVAALQVVSVVSLAPVGATQTVETSSPEPSSPPLSPQPADMVPGEIKEEVAGPGSPKIVTFNQNQVFSAIEEQTTGDSFSSSSRVTYATSTGEFKSTSPQYITSPARPFSPTVEPQRLPSVLEAAMKAEPKVEVERLPSPSNSLDDGSPQARLYLANTSRQNLETIVEAIRHLEGDHLFSDEPAQDVPLALTNKQTVNTSCKSSTTSAASTTTKQRLLQAEFLQFHRQQQTQQRPGVIVVKHS